The following are encoded together in the Lathyrus oleraceus cultivar Zhongwan6 chromosome 3, CAAS_Psat_ZW6_1.0, whole genome shotgun sequence genome:
- the LOC127130153 gene encoding uncharacterized protein LOC127130153, translating to MRRPDRRFDTVLMPYSHILPYLLRGSLVQLRELGPPPAILPPGYDANACYEFHSGAPGHSIKNCKALKYKVQDLIDYKAITFASKGPNVNNNSMPPHNNASVNMMEAENGRRLMSCVDELKTPLIEIKNALMRDNAFSICSNDYYPSTKEDVSTLEIPYDEVPPLQIPYDFSQLTLLINHVTPIIITVPTPFPYVETKAVQWVYDTSVYIHGQKIQEEPWKSSDPMINITDTGGITRSGRIFAPTLTPIGTINPSTSDKGKQIDGANQRQDPAPSNEVDEFLCIIKKSDYRVVDQLNQTSSKISMLSLLMCSEAHRDALFEGVVNNIATSLSLGFSDEELLAEGRNHNKALHISIECMDTVLSRVLVDIGFFLNVMPKSSFAKLTVEGLVMKSSELIVRTFDGTRRNVIGEVNLPMKIGPHTFLITFFVMDIYPAYSCLLGRPWIHSAGVVTSMLHQKLKFLADDKLVVVEGEEDIVVSHLASFRYIEG from the exons atGCGAAGGCCCGATAGAAGATTTGACACAGTTCTCATGCCTTATAGCCATATTCTACCATATTTATTGAGGGGATCACTTGTACAACTAAGGGAGTTAGGACCCCCACCAGCGATTCTTCCTCCCGGTTATGATGCAAATGCCTGCTATGAATTTCATTCTGGCGCTCCTGGGCATTCGATTAAGAATTGTAAAGCATTAAAGTATAAGGTTCAAGATCTTATTGATTATAAGGCAATCACGTTCGCCTCCAAGGGGCCAAATGTAAACAATAACTCGATGCCCCCTCACAACAATGCATCCGTGAATATGATGGAAGCTGAGAATGGAAGGAGATTGATGTCCTGTGTGGATGAGTTAAAAACACCACTCATCGAGATCAAGAATGCTTTAATGAGGGATAATGCATTTTCCATTTGTAGTAATGACT ACTACCCGTCCACAAAAGAAGATGTGTCTACCCTCGAGATACCATACGACGAAGTCCCCCCTCTACAAATTCCATATGACTTCTCTCAGTTAACTCTGTTAATAAATCATGTTACTCCGATCATAATAACGGTTCCCACACCATTCCCGTATGTTGAGACCAAGGCAGTCCAATGGGTGTATGACACCTCAGTCTACATTCATGGCCAAAAAATTCAAGAAGAACCGTGGAAGTCTAGTGATCCAATGATCAATATCACTGACACTGGTGGAATTACAAGAAGTGGAAGGATATTTGCACCGACACTCACTCCAATTGGAACTATCAATCCTTCAACTTCAGACAAAGGCAAACAAATTGATGGCGCTAATCAAAGACAAGACCCTGCACCTTCTAATGAAGTAGACGAGTTCTTATGCAtcatcaagaagagcgattatCGAGTAGTTGATCAGCTTAACCAGACATCCTCGAAGatctcaatgttgtctttatTAATGTGCTCGGAGGCCCATAGGGATGCTTTG TTTGAAGGAGTAGTTAACAATATTGCTACTAGCTTAAGCTTGGGTTTTAGTGATGAAGAGCTTCTTGCCGAGGGGaggaatcataacaaggctctccatatttctattgagtgtaTGGACACAGTCCTATCAAGAGTTTTGGTAGACATTGGGTTTTTCCTCAATGTGATGCCTAAGAGCTCCTTTGCTAAACTAACTGTTGAAGGACTCGTAATGAAGTCGAGTGAGCTTATAGTAAGAACATTTGATGGGACTAGAAGGAATGTAATCGGTGAGGTGAATTTGCCTATGAAGATTGGTCCTCATACTTTCCTTATCACTTTCTTTGTAATGGACATCTATccagcctacagttgtctgcTTGGGAGGCCTTGGATCCATTCAGCTGGTGTAGTCACTTCAATGCtccaccaaaaattgaaattcttAGCTGATGATAAACTAGTTGTTGTCGAGGGTGAGGAGGATATTGTGGTAAGTCACCTCGCATCTTTCCGATACATTGAAGGATAA